The Pseudodesulfovibrio sp. zrk46 genome contains a region encoding:
- the yajC gene encoding preprotein translocase subunit YajC — translation MFFDSVAYAMAPPAGGAEAGGMAGILGGPLPMLVLMFAIFYFLLIRPQQKKQKQHKAMLDALKKGDKVWTNGGILGTIVDVDGDNLTIEIAQGVNVVIKRGFVADKDGKPAADEKK, via the coding sequence ATGTTCTTCGATTCCGTAGCCTACGCAATGGCTCCGCCCGCTGGTGGTGCAGAGGCTGGCGGCATGGCTGGTATTCTTGGTGGTCCGCTGCCGATGCTGGTCTTGATGTTCGCTATCTTCTACTTCCTTCTCATCCGCCCCCAGCAGAAAAAGCAGAAACAGCACAAGGCCATGCTGGACGCCCTTAAGAAGGGCGATAAAGTGTGGACCAATGGTGGCATCCTCGGCACCATCGTCGATGTCGACGGTGACAATCTCACCATCGAGATCGCCCAGGGCGTCAATGTTGTCATCAAGCGCGGTTTCGTCGCCGACAAGGACGGCAAACCCGCAGCAGACGAAAAGAAGTAG
- the secD gene encoding protein translocase subunit SecD: MQSLRWRIITALVVLALGLAYMMPSLPGVSGSALGKMLPGNPVNLGLDLKGGIHLTLGVDMDTAMHNNLARLGDDLKAAARDEEIFVLRPNVISDTRIEIVLLKADQQDKFEKAVKNYSPFDVESMESMDDGKVKFTLVVPPQYKEEIAKLTMDQAIKTIRNRIDQFGVAEPDIRKQQGNRIQVQLPGLQDPERAIKIIGQTAHLEFKMVDDIADMEKALKGILAPGRELSVILNRQANGEYTESPIVLKKDSVLTGEYITDAKVQLDTWNQPYVSITFNNRGGTIFANLTADNVNKRMAIVLDGKVYSAPVIQEKISGGRASITGQFTREEARDLAVVLRAGSLPAPVVILEQRSVGPSLGQESIDKGIMSALIGMGMVLAFMVIYYGFAGFVADVVLCLNIMLILGGLAAFGATLTLPGIAGIILTIGMAVDANVIIFERIREELRRGLTAKAALAEGYGRATLTILDANVTTVIAAIILYQFGTGPVRGFAVTLTLGIITSMFTAIFVSRILFDLYLKNRANDAKLSI; the protein is encoded by the coding sequence ATGCAGAGTCTGCGTTGGAGAATCATCACTGCCCTGGTAGTACTGGCTTTGGGTTTGGCATACATGATGCCATCCCTGCCTGGAGTGTCAGGGTCCGCACTGGGTAAAATGTTGCCCGGCAATCCTGTCAACCTCGGCCTTGATCTAAAAGGTGGTATTCATCTGACCCTCGGTGTCGATATGGATACGGCCATGCACAACAATCTCGCCCGACTCGGCGATGACCTGAAAGCTGCAGCACGGGACGAAGAAATTTTTGTGCTGCGTCCGAACGTCATTTCCGACACTCGCATCGAAATTGTTTTACTCAAGGCGGATCAGCAGGACAAATTTGAAAAAGCTGTAAAAAACTACAGTCCATTCGATGTCGAGTCCATGGAGTCCATGGATGACGGCAAGGTCAAGTTCACTTTGGTTGTTCCTCCTCAATATAAGGAAGAGATTGCCAAATTGACTATGGATCAAGCTATTAAGACAATCCGTAACCGTATTGACCAATTTGGCGTCGCCGAGCCGGACATTCGTAAGCAGCAAGGCAACCGCATTCAAGTGCAGCTGCCTGGCCTTCAGGATCCAGAACGAGCCATTAAAATCATCGGTCAAACCGCTCACCTCGAATTCAAAATGGTGGACGACATCGCTGATATGGAAAAAGCCCTCAAGGGCATTCTGGCCCCCGGTCGCGAACTGTCTGTCATTTTAAACCGACAGGCCAACGGGGAATACACAGAATCTCCGATTGTTCTAAAAAAAGACTCTGTGCTGACAGGCGAATATATCACCGATGCCAAGGTTCAACTCGACACTTGGAACCAGCCGTACGTTTCCATTACGTTTAATAATCGCGGAGGCACCATCTTCGCCAACCTCACGGCTGATAACGTAAATAAACGCATGGCCATTGTACTGGATGGAAAAGTATACTCTGCGCCGGTCATTCAAGAGAAGATTTCTGGCGGTCGCGCTTCAATCACGGGGCAGTTTACCCGTGAAGAAGCTCGCGATCTCGCAGTCGTCCTTCGAGCCGGATCCTTGCCTGCGCCAGTTGTAATCTTGGAACAACGCTCGGTTGGTCCGTCCTTGGGACAAGAGTCCATCGATAAGGGAATTATGTCAGCCCTTATCGGTATGGGCATGGTGCTGGCCTTTATGGTCATTTACTACGGCTTTGCGGGTTTTGTGGCCGATGTGGTGCTCTGTCTTAATATAATGCTGATTCTCGGTGGCCTTGCTGCGTTTGGCGCCACACTGACTCTACCGGGTATTGCGGGTATCATCCTGACTATCGGTATGGCTGTAGATGCTAACGTCATCATATTTGAGCGTATCCGTGAAGAACTGCGACGTGGACTGACTGCGAAAGCAGCACTTGCCGAAGGTTATGGCCGAGCCACACTGACCATTCTTGATGCCAACGTGACTACAGTCATAGCTGCCATCATCCTGTACCAATTCGGTACTGGTCCGGTTCGCGGCTTTGCCGTCACCCTAACGCTCGGCATCATTACCTCCATGTTCACGGCCATCTTTGTGTCGCGCATTCTGTTCGACTTGTACCTGAAGAACCGCGCCAACGACGCCAAGCTGAGCATTTAG
- the secF gene encoding protein translocase subunit SecF — protein sequence MGLQVIKPDTNIDFIGFKKIAFILSAIIILAGVGSLALKGGPKYGIDFAGGMIVQVKIDKAQDIKEVKDAMKGVELPGLVIQTLGLEGDHEYLIRTSSSDISSQEVRGKVSEALSSNLGATGFEIQRLEMVGPKVGADLRTKALEALFYAVLIIAVYISGRFEQRWTAAGIMAAALGFSIYGIGMLGFDMGFLIVAAMVITVGLCWYLKLNYALGAVAALIHDVMITVGIFSILGKEFDLTIIAALLTIIGYSLNDTIIVFDRIRENNIARKGSDSFGKVINRSINQTLSRTIMTSLTTLLVVACLYVLGGAVIHDFALALLIGVVVGTYSSIFVASPILLGFGPGCEAVKETEA from the coding sequence ATGGGACTGCAAGTAATTAAACCCGATACCAATATCGACTTCATCGGCTTCAAGAAAATCGCTTTTATTTTATCTGCGATTATCATTCTGGCCGGTGTAGGCTCCCTTGCACTCAAGGGTGGCCCTAAGTATGGCATCGACTTTGCCGGCGGCATGATTGTCCAGGTGAAGATCGATAAGGCCCAAGACATTAAAGAAGTTAAAGACGCCATGAAGGGGGTTGAACTCCCCGGGCTGGTTATTCAGACCTTGGGCTTGGAAGGAGACCATGAATACCTTATTCGAACTTCGAGTTCAGATATCTCTTCTCAGGAAGTACGTGGTAAGGTGTCCGAAGCTTTAAGCTCAAATCTTGGTGCTACCGGTTTTGAAATCCAACGTTTAGAAATGGTTGGCCCCAAAGTAGGAGCAGACCTGCGCACTAAAGCTCTTGAAGCTCTTTTCTATGCAGTGCTTATCATTGCCGTATACATCTCTGGTCGATTTGAACAGCGTTGGACCGCAGCAGGCATTATGGCTGCCGCTCTGGGCTTTTCTATCTACGGAATTGGTATGCTCGGTTTTGACATGGGCTTCCTAATTGTGGCCGCAATGGTAATCACAGTAGGTCTCTGTTGGTACCTCAAACTCAACTATGCTTTAGGTGCAGTTGCCGCATTGATACATGACGTAATGATCACAGTCGGCATCTTCTCTATTTTAGGCAAAGAGTTCGATCTAACCATCATCGCCGCGCTTTTGACCATCATTGGTTACTCGCTCAACGATACCATCATCGTATTTGACCGTATTCGTGAGAATAACATAGCACGGAAGGGAAGTGATTCCTTTGGAAAGGTTATTAACCGATCAATAAACCAAACTCTGTCGCGTACGATTATGACCTCCCTGACTACCTTGTTGGTCGTGGCATGTCTCTACGTACTTGGTGGTGCCGTCATCCACGACTTCGCACTGGCTCTGCTCATCGGTGTCGTCGTCGGTACATATTCCTCCATCTTCGTAGCCAGCCCAATCCTACTTGGATTCGGCCCAGGCTGCGAAGCAGTTAAGGAAACCGAAGCCTAG
- a CDS encoding HAD family acid phosphatase, with protein sequence MKQYILNLIILVMILTGCTAQITTTNGPVNLQTNMDAVAAYYNGQYDKDVLKLSIEADIFIAKTLKSRQYNKPAIVFDVDDTLLNNYSFYQRNGFQFRRSLWEQWVNMANIPAIAPIQSLYAKYVDRVDIFIVTGRNVFQRSQTLRNLKGQGYDNWTGIFFKEEWDRKLTAKQYKTRIINQIQNTSDVQIIANFGDQESDFGSDIIGRSFRLPNLLYVTE encoded by the coding sequence ATGAAGCAATATATATTAAACCTCATTATCTTGGTAATGATTTTAACTGGATGCACGGCCCAGATAACTACGACAAATGGTCCGGTTAATCTCCAAACCAACATGGATGCTGTTGCAGCCTACTACAACGGACAATACGACAAAGACGTTCTTAAGTTGTCCATTGAAGCAGATATTTTTATCGCAAAGACACTTAAATCGAGGCAATATAACAAGCCAGCCATTGTTTTTGATGTTGATGACACGTTGTTAAATAACTATTCATTCTATCAAAGAAATGGATTTCAATTCCGTAGGTCTCTATGGGAGCAGTGGGTAAATATGGCCAATATTCCTGCCATTGCTCCAATACAATCGCTTTATGCAAAATATGTAGACAGGGTGGATATTTTCATAGTCACTGGCCGAAACGTCTTTCAACGTTCTCAAACACTACGAAACCTCAAAGGGCAGGGGTATGACAATTGGACAGGAATCTTCTTCAAGGAAGAGTGGGACCGAAAACTCACTGCAAAGCAGTATAAGACTCGAATAATAAACCAAATCCAAAATACAAGCGATGTTCAAATAATCGCGAACTTCGGTGACCAAGAATCTGATTTTGGATCAGATATTATAGGGCGATCATTTCGCTTACCTAATTTATTATATGTTACCGAATAG
- a CDS encoding adenylate kinase, with translation MNILIFGPNGSGKGTQGDIAKDKYNLDHIESGAIFRKHIGGGTELGMKAKEYINKGELVPDDITIPMVLDVLAGSTQGWLLDGFPRSLVQGEKLWEALQKDGVKLDYVIEIKLPREIAKGRIMGRRLCENNPNHPNNVGIPVIAPDGDKCRVCGGALTAREDDQDEAAIDVRHNIYYDEETGTMAACNYFKNLDGDFKFVELNGEDSIQEIKDYLISQLD, from the coding sequence ATGAATATTCTGATTTTCGGCCCCAACGGCTCCGGTAAAGGCACCCAGGGCGATATCGCCAAGGACAAGTACAACCTGGACCACATTGAGTCTGGCGCTATCTTTCGTAAGCACATCGGCGGTGGCACCGAGCTCGGTATGAAGGCCAAGGAATACATCAACAAGGGCGAGCTTGTTCCTGATGACATCACCATCCCCATGGTTCTCGACGTTTTGGCCGGTTCCACTCAAGGTTGGCTGCTCGATGGTTTCCCCCGCTCCCTCGTTCAGGGTGAAAAGCTGTGGGAAGCTCTGCAGAAAGACGGTGTAAAGCTCGATTACGTCATCGAGATTAAGCTGCCTCGTGAAATTGCCAAAGGCCGCATCATGGGACGTCGTCTCTGCGAAAACAACCCCAATCACCCCAACAACGTTGGCATTCCCGTTATCGCACCTGATGGCGACAAGTGCCGCGTGTGTGGTGGTGCTCTGACCGCTCGTGAAGACGACCAGGACGAAGCTGCAATCGATGTTCGTCATAACATCTACTACGATGAAGAGACTGGCACAATGGCAGCTTGTAACTACTTTAAAAACCTCGATGGCGACTTCAAGTTCGTTGAACTGAACGGCGAAGATTCTATCCAGGAGATCAAGGATTATTTGATCAGCCAGCTTGACTAG
- the tilS gene encoding tRNA lysidine(34) synthetase TilS: protein MKSTFSMTGASIDIPHSLQELPPKWAHFCLHIEQFVRDELFFELGQKKLVVAFSGGVDSTALLLCLYYLSQKNNGNIIAAHLNHQLRPESTDDAVWAANLCSHLGITYIQKDVDVASLAEKMGIGVEEAGRNARYNFFHSVKDDNQADAIAVGHHLGDLCEDVLMRLIRGTGWPGLSGMEGWDEKRKLFRPFLLTNKGKLEAFLSTIGATWREDLSNSDQAWTRNRVRCTLLPLFLKENPNFPKSIARLWKLGRIDKAFWDDFTAETPSTILHKTLESSHQAVRLRMYKAALDSIGKGQALADTLFKLDEAWQENRVGVVFQFPNEKTATITSSGVVFSSKH, encoded by the coding sequence TTGAAATCTACGTTTAGCATGACGGGTGCGTCCATAGATATCCCGCACTCACTGCAGGAATTACCACCTAAGTGGGCGCATTTTTGCCTTCACATTGAGCAATTTGTTCGCGATGAGTTGTTCTTTGAACTTGGTCAAAAAAAGCTTGTCGTGGCTTTCTCCGGCGGAGTGGACTCAACTGCCCTACTTCTCTGTTTATATTATCTTTCCCAAAAGAATAATGGCAATATCATTGCTGCCCATCTCAATCATCAGCTTCGTCCTGAGTCGACTGATGATGCGGTGTGGGCTGCTAATCTATGCAGCCATCTTGGAATTACATACATTCAAAAGGATGTTGATGTCGCGTCGTTGGCTGAAAAGATGGGAATTGGAGTTGAAGAAGCTGGGCGAAACGCACGATATAATTTTTTTCATTCCGTAAAGGATGACAATCAAGCAGACGCTATTGCTGTAGGACACCATCTCGGTGATTTGTGCGAGGATGTGCTCATGCGTTTGATTCGCGGCACAGGGTGGCCCGGCCTGTCTGGTATGGAGGGCTGGGATGAGAAGCGAAAACTGTTCCGCCCTTTCCTTTTGACAAACAAAGGGAAGCTAGAGGCATTTCTTAGTACTATTGGTGCGACTTGGCGTGAAGACTTGAGCAATTCGGATCAGGCTTGGACCCGCAATCGTGTTAGGTGCACCTTGCTTCCTCTTTTTCTCAAAGAAAATCCCAATTTCCCGAAATCTATAGCTCGTCTTTGGAAGTTGGGCAGGATAGATAAGGCTTTTTGGGATGACTTTACTGCTGAAACACCAAGTACCATTCTTCACAAGACTTTGGAGTCTAGCCATCAGGCCGTACGGTTGAGAATGTACAAGGCTGCCCTAGATTCTATAGGTAAAGGACAGGCATTGGCCGACACTTTATTTAAGCTGGATGAGGCCTGGCAGGAAAATAGAGTGGGAGTTGTCTTTCAGTTTCCTAATGAAAAAACCGCAACAATTACATCTTCTGGTGTGGTTTTCTCCTCCAAGCATTGA
- the hemA gene encoding glutamyl-tRNA reductase yields the protein MNRKIILIGLNHRTAGVDVREKFALTDVDNFEKGLMAHCPVRECMCLSTCNRVEIIAISKRVPEREVVEAIIQYWAAVCKGSPEVLIDNTYQHRELDAVKHLFTVACSLDSMVMGEPQILGQLKDAYRKAADEGTAKTIINRLLHKSFSVAKRVRTETAIASSAVSISYAAVELAKKIFGNLDGTRAMMVGAGEMAELAVTHLLQNGVQDTIVANRTLSRAKELTQSLGGEAIQIEHLPDRLHEVDIVISSTGSPVSVIKAKDVKAVLKRRKFKPMFFIDIAVPRDIDPDVNQLDNVYLYDIDDLKEVVEDNMAQRQEEANKARAVVDAETMIFSNWLNSLALQPTIVDLVDKSEEIALRELSKTLKKIGPVNEKTRKSLETLVLSVGRKSLHEPICFLKRRTQEEGAAERFIDLARRMFNLDDETVPVTAHQNRKANTCTPEDIEHLIDVSKNKEQ from the coding sequence ATGAATAGAAAGATCATACTTATAGGACTCAATCATCGCACCGCAGGAGTGGATGTACGCGAAAAGTTCGCCCTGACCGATGTGGATAACTTTGAGAAAGGATTGATGGCGCATTGCCCTGTTCGCGAATGTATGTGCCTCTCCACCTGTAATCGAGTGGAGATTATTGCTATTTCCAAGCGTGTGCCTGAACGTGAAGTTGTTGAGGCAATTATTCAATATTGGGCTGCAGTTTGCAAAGGTTCCCCGGAAGTTTTGATAGATAATACTTATCAGCACAGGGAGTTAGATGCAGTCAAACATCTTTTTACTGTGGCGTGCAGTCTTGACTCTATGGTCATGGGAGAACCACAGATTCTTGGACAGCTTAAAGATGCCTATCGAAAAGCTGCTGATGAAGGAACTGCTAAAACGATCATAAATCGATTGCTTCATAAGTCTTTCTCCGTAGCTAAACGAGTGCGCACCGAAACAGCAATCGCATCCAGTGCGGTTTCGATCAGCTATGCGGCTGTTGAGCTTGCTAAGAAGATTTTTGGTAATTTGGATGGCACCCGTGCAATGATGGTTGGTGCTGGCGAAATGGCTGAATTGGCTGTCACTCACCTCCTTCAAAATGGAGTTCAGGACACGATTGTAGCCAATCGCACACTTTCTCGAGCTAAGGAGTTGACTCAATCTTTAGGTGGTGAAGCCATTCAGATTGAACACCTTCCTGATCGTTTGCATGAGGTGGATATTGTTATTAGTTCTACTGGTTCTCCAGTGTCAGTCATCAAGGCCAAAGATGTAAAAGCCGTACTCAAACGACGTAAATTTAAACCTATGTTTTTTATCGATATTGCCGTTCCACGTGATATCGACCCTGACGTTAACCAACTGGACAACGTATACCTCTACGATATTGATGATTTAAAAGAGGTTGTGGAAGATAATATGGCCCAGCGTCAGGAGGAAGCAAATAAGGCTCGTGCTGTGGTTGATGCTGAAACTATGATATTCAGCAATTGGCTCAATTCGCTGGCGCTTCAACCGACAATTGTTGATTTAGTGGACAAGAGTGAAGAAATCGCTCTTCGTGAACTGAGCAAGACCTTGAAAAAGATCGGTCCTGTGAATGAAAAGACGCGCAAGTCTCTCGAAACACTAGTGCTATCTGTTGGAAGAAAGTCCCTTCACGAGCCCATTTGTTTCTTAAAACGACGCACTCAGGAAGAAGGGGCGGCTGAGCGCTTTATTGATTTGGCTCGTCGCATGTTTAATCTTGATGACGAGACAGTACCTGTAACGGCACATCAGAATCGGAAAGCAAATACTTGCACCCCTGAAGATATTGAACATCTCATTGATGTATCAAAAAATAAGGAACAATAA
- the ccsA gene encoding cytochrome c biogenesis protein CcsA: MGLFELLHIVIIALYGLGTVLFLTGLGTGNDRLKKIAVWLAVAGFVMNTVDLSLVVMQDHAALYAGKFYFNILAWCVLALYFFLWWRLRLEFLAITALPLALLLFIASLALGGVRVSMPPELTALFFSLHIGSLILTLGVLIMAFGAGVAFIHYNKKLKTKAGLSSMGKDVPSLDKFDRVNRWAVVIGFPLYTLGLFSTFFWYWIAPDKQFSWDVMKIGSLAVWFLFAFLFHQRVVLGWRGRKPAILAIWVFSGMCISLIHHTITFRALP, translated from the coding sequence ATGGGCTTGTTTGAACTACTGCACATCGTGATTATCGCCCTGTATGGACTGGGCACAGTGCTGTTCCTCACAGGACTTGGCACCGGCAATGATCGTTTAAAAAAAATAGCGGTCTGGCTGGCTGTCGCTGGTTTTGTCATGAATACTGTCGACTTATCGCTTGTTGTAATGCAGGATCACGCCGCTTTGTACGCGGGTAAATTTTATTTCAATATTCTGGCTTGGTGCGTACTCGCTTTGTATTTTTTCCTATGGTGGCGATTGCGTTTGGAGTTTCTCGCTATTACTGCACTGCCTTTGGCCTTACTCCTTTTTATAGCCTCGTTGGCCCTTGGTGGAGTCCGGGTGAGCATGCCGCCGGAATTGACCGCACTTTTCTTCAGTCTGCATATCGGTTCGCTTATTTTGACTTTGGGTGTTCTGATTATGGCCTTTGGGGCTGGTGTAGCCTTTATTCATTACAATAAGAAACTTAAAACCAAGGCCGGTTTGTCCAGCATGGGCAAAGATGTTCCTTCGTTGGATAAGTTTGACAGAGTTAACCGTTGGGCCGTTGTTATCGGCTTTCCACTTTATACTCTAGGTTTGTTTTCTACATTCTTTTGGTACTGGATTGCACCAGATAAGCAGTTTTCTTGGGATGTCATGAAGATCGGTTCTTTGGCAGTATGGTTTCTGTTCGCCTTTCTCTTTCACCAGCGGGTAGTGCTGGGATGGCGCGGGCGCAAACCAGCCATCCTTGCCATCTGGGTCTTTTCGGGCATGTGCATTTCCCTTATTCATCACACGATTACTTTTAGAGCCCTGCCATGA
- a CDS encoding bifunctional precorrin-2 dehydrogenase/sirohydrochlorin ferrochelatase, with translation MQHYPLFVNLENRHCLVVGAGGVGKRKIRSLIDSGAGRVTVIDTRPADAELAHILGSGNVEFQCRPFQDQDVDGKFLVIACTSSDDVNSRIGNICNERQILCNIADDPDMGSFIVPATFQRGDLVLAVSTSGKSPAMARRIRLELEDYFGDEYAFILTIMGRLRPLMLNLGMETKHNTAVFRKLVNSKLLEALKRQDLDAAQEILNESLPQPLHANIPELLDGLV, from the coding sequence ATGCAACATTATCCCCTTTTTGTGAATCTGGAAAATAGGCATTGCTTGGTGGTCGGTGCCGGAGGCGTTGGAAAGAGAAAAATCCGCTCCCTGATTGATTCCGGGGCGGGGCGCGTTACTGTCATTGATACACGTCCTGCCGATGCAGAGCTTGCACATATTCTTGGTTCGGGAAATGTTGAATTCCAGTGTCGCCCTTTTCAAGATCAGGATGTAGATGGGAAGTTTCTAGTCATTGCCTGCACCTCAAGTGATGACGTCAACTCCCGGATCGGCAATATTTGTAATGAGCGTCAAATTCTTTGCAACATTGCGGATGATCCGGACATGGGCAGTTTCATCGTACCTGCTACGTTTCAGCGCGGTGATCTTGTGCTTGCTGTGTCCACATCGGGGAAGAGCCCGGCTATGGCTCGTCGGATTCGTCTGGAATTAGAGGATTATTTCGGTGATGAGTACGCTTTTATTTTAACTATAATGGGGCGTCTTCGCCCGCTTATGCTTAATTTGGGAATGGAGACTAAGCACAATACCGCTGTGTTTCGTAAGTTGGTCAACTCCAAACTTTTGGAAGCTTTGAAGCGACAAGACCTTGACGCAGCGCAGGAAATACTTAATGAATCTTTGCCCCAACCTTTGCACGCCAACATTCCGGAGCTGTTAGATGGGCTTGTTTGA
- a CDS encoding glycosyltransferase family 9 protein, with protein sequence MAQLIYPNVTVHSIACHGTGLTGPEAMCTMLVDNVSAFSQLTSLNFETIFNLNFSPLNFRIAALFEPERVKGYSWKNGQELVGIWPSMAMRWSDYRRIGINLVDFWAGYCPDMISPQKVNPIASPKGGGIGVVLAGRESRRSLPVNTLAQVVSTFARSQQAERITLLGGGAEEGAGKAVIKSLPSALQKTTSNMAGKTQWTDLVDIVGSLDMLVTPDTGTMHLAAHLGTPVRAFFLSSAWCFETGPYGTGHLVYQASTDCLPCLETAPCIYDVKCGNSFNSQEFQRFLVTHKPEHCPTNLTLFTSEFDTLGQVYTPVAGNDPDAEQRIKFRSFIEQFLTGKGEASDMETVFAQRLYRENDWIMDSEPGKSIGL encoded by the coding sequence TTGGCTCAACTGATCTACCCCAATGTGACTGTTCACTCCATTGCTTGTCATGGAACAGGCCTGACAGGCCCGGAGGCAATGTGTACCATGCTCGTGGACAATGTGTCTGCCTTCTCTCAATTAACATCCCTTAATTTTGAAACAATATTCAATCTTAACTTTTCCCCACTCAATTTTCGTATCGCAGCGTTATTTGAACCAGAGAGAGTTAAGGGGTATTCATGGAAAAATGGTCAGGAACTAGTAGGAATATGGCCCTCCATGGCCATGCGGTGGTCTGACTATAGACGCATTGGCATCAACTTGGTGGATTTCTGGGCCGGATATTGCCCGGATATGATCAGCCCCCAAAAAGTCAATCCTATAGCATCTCCCAAAGGGGGCGGAATAGGGGTAGTCCTAGCTGGGCGCGAATCACGACGTTCTCTTCCAGTCAATACATTAGCACAAGTAGTTTCAACTTTTGCACGTAGTCAGCAAGCCGAAAGAATTACACTTCTTGGAGGGGGCGCCGAAGAGGGCGCAGGAAAGGCTGTCATCAAATCACTACCATCTGCACTTCAAAAAACAACTTCAAACATGGCAGGTAAAACTCAATGGACCGACTTGGTGGATATAGTCGGTTCTCTTGATATGCTCGTGACTCCTGATACAGGAACTATGCATCTGGCTGCCCATCTCGGCACTCCTGTCCGTGCTTTTTTTCTGTCCTCTGCATGGTGCTTTGAAACAGGCCCATATGGAACTGGACATCTGGTGTACCAAGCCTCAACAGACTGCCTACCGTGCCTAGAAACAGCTCCATGCATCTATGATGTTAAATGCGGTAATTCTTTCAATTCGCAAGAATTTCAGCGTTTTCTTGTCACTCATAAACCTGAGCATTGTCCTACAAATCTAACACTATTCACATCTGAGTTCGACACATTAGGACAAGTCTATACTCCCGTGGCCGGAAATGACCCTGATGCCGAGCAACGCATAAAATTCCGCTCTTTCATTGAACAGTTTCTAACAGGGAAGGGGGAAGCCTCAGATATGGAAACCGTCTTCGCACAACGTCTATACCGTGAAAACGACTGGATCATGGATAGCGAACCAGGAAAATCCATTGGATTATAG
- a CDS encoding glycosyltransferase — MKNLRILVVLPLYGGSLPIGRYVASALRQDNHIVEIFEAPEFHSAYESLKSLKVTTDRLSYLQNSFLNVVSQSVLAKVETFEPDLVIAMAQAPLNHQALKRLRRDGVTTAMWFVEDYRLFTYWKSFAPFYDIFAVIQKEPFFEELAAIGQPNALYLPLAAQPDFHQPIKLTSVEQKKFGSDISFMGAGYPNRRIAFKEMVNYDIKIWGTEWEGDHVLEPLVQMNGARVSPEDCVKIFNATKVNLNLHSSVQSKKLVTFGDFVNPRTFELAACGAFQLVDERSLLNEAFAKDELATFASIEELIEKIDYFLNNQKERESFAVKSQLRVLKEHTYQTRMRTLLEFTAQRMKGWPPKHTDSNLPANFPPELATKIKQLLGKLGLPESTSFDDIVWAVRQQQGKLSELDTAILFLDEWQKLYKKRA, encoded by the coding sequence ATGAAAAATTTACGTATTTTGGTTGTCTTACCACTTTATGGAGGCTCACTCCCAATTGGTAGATACGTTGCTTCGGCCTTGCGACAGGATAACCATATAGTGGAAATCTTCGAGGCTCCTGAATTCCACTCTGCATACGAATCACTCAAATCACTTAAGGTAACTACAGATCGATTGAGCTATCTCCAAAACTCCTTCCTTAATGTAGTTAGTCAATCCGTCCTAGCCAAAGTCGAGACCTTTGAGCCTGATCTGGTCATTGCCATGGCACAAGCACCACTGAACCATCAGGCCCTCAAACGTTTGAGGCGGGATGGTGTAACAACAGCCATGTGGTTTGTTGAAGACTATAGATTGTTTACCTATTGGAAATCATTTGCACCTTTCTATGATATTTTTGCCGTTATCCAAAAAGAGCCTTTCTTTGAAGAGCTAGCCGCCATTGGTCAACCAAACGCTCTCTATCTGCCTCTGGCAGCCCAGCCAGATTTTCACCAACCTATAAAACTCACTTCTGTCGAACAGAAAAAATTCGGATCAGATATTTCATTTATGGGGGCAGGCTATCCTAATCGTCGAATTGCCTTCAAGGAAATGGTCAATTACGACATTAAAATATGGGGCACAGAATGGGAAGGAGACCATGTTCTCGAACCTCTTGTCCAAATGAACGGAGCACGTGTTTCCCCCGAAGATTGCGTGAAAATTTTCAACGCCACCAAAGTTAATCTCAATCTGCATTCCAGCGTTCAATCAAAGAAATTAGTAACCTTCGGTGACTTCGTTAACCCGCGCACATTTGAATTGGCTGCATGCGGGGCATTTCAGTTGGTTGACGAGCGCAGCCTGCTTAATGAAGCATTTGCCAAAGACGAACTGGCAACCTTCGCATCAATTGAAGAACTAATCGAAAAGATTGATTATTTTCTCAACAACCAAAAAGAACGTGAATCCTTTGCCGTGAAATCTCAATTGCGCGTGCTCAAAGAGCATACTTATCAGACGCGCATGCGCACATTGTTGGAATTTACCGCCCAACGAATGAAAGGATGGCCCCCAAAGCATACAGACTCAAATCTGCCAGCAAATTTCCCGCCTGAACTCGCCACTAAGATTAAACAGTTACTTGGCAAACTAGGACTACCAGAAAGCACTTCTTTTGATGATATTGTTTGGGCAGTCAGACAACAGCAAGGAAAGCTATCAGAACTGGATACAGCCATTCTATTCTTAGATGAATGGCAAAAATTATACAAAAAAAGAGCTTAA